A window of the Motacilla alba alba isolate MOTALB_02 chromosome 26, Motacilla_alba_V1.0_pri, whole genome shotgun sequence genome harbors these coding sequences:
- the SYT2 gene encoding synaptotagmin-2, which translates to MTFKQASMMAPEATASTLPMSTMENSTEAAGPGESKEDMFTKLRDKFMNELNKIPLPPWALIAIAVVAGLLILTCCFCICKKCCCKKKKNKKEKGKGMKNAMNMKDMKSGNQDDDDAETGLTEGEGEEEEKEPENLGKLQFSLDYDFQANQLTVGILQAAELPALDMGGTSDPYVKVFLLPDKKKKYETKVQKKTLNPAFNETFTFKVPYQELGGKTLVMAIYDFDRFSKHDIIGEVKVPMNTVDLGQPIEEWRDLQSGEKEEPEKLGDICISLRYVPTAGKLTVCILEAKNLKKMDVGGLSDPYVKIHLLQNGKRLKKKKTTVKKKTLNPYFNESFSFEIPFEQIQKVQVVITVLDYDKLGKNEAIGKIFTGLNSTGTELRHWSDMLANPRRPIAQWHSLKPEEEVDAALGKNK; encoded by the exons ATGACGTTCAAGCAAGCATCCATGATGGCCCCAGAGGCCACGGCCAGCACGCTGCCCATGAGCACGATGGAGAACTCCACTgaggctgcggggccgggcgaGAGCAAGGAGGACATGTTCACCAAGCTGAGGGACAAGTTCATGAATGAGCTCAACAAGATCCCCT TGCCACCCTGGGCCCTCATCGCCATCGCAGTCGTGGCCGGACTCCTCATCCTCACCTGTTGCTTCTGCATCTGCAAGAAGTGCTGctgcaagaagaagaagaacaagaaggagAAGGGCAAAGGCATGAAGAATGCCATGAACATGAAGGACATGAAGTCAGGCAACCAG GATGACGATGACGCAGAGACGGGTCTGACAGAGGGggaaggtgaggaagaggagaaggagccaGAGAACCTGGGCAAGCTGCAGTTCTCACTGGACTATGATTTCCAGGCAAATCAG cTCACAGTGGGGATCCTCCAAGCTGCCGAACTGCCAGCTTTGGACATGGGTGGCACCTCAGACCCCTATGTCAAGGTGTTCCTGCTCCctgacaagaagaaaaagtatgAGACCAAAGTGCAGAAGAAGACCCTCAACCCTGCCTTCAATGAGACCTTCACCTTCAAG GTGCCCTACCAGGAGCTGGGTGGGAAGACGCTGGTGATGGCCATCTACGACTTTGATCGCTTCTCCAAGCACGACATCATCGGTGAGGTGAAGGTGCCCATGAACACAGTGGACCTGGGCCAGCCCATCGAGGAGTGGCGGGACCTGCAGAgtggagagaaggaggag CCAGAGAAGCTGGGAGACATCTGCATCTCCCTCCGGTACGTGCCCACAGCTGGGAAGCTCACTGTCTGCATCCTGGAAGCCAAGAACCTGAAGAAGATGGATGTTGGGGGCCTCTCAG ATCCCTACGTGAAGATCCACCTGCTGCAGAATGGCAAGAGattgaagaagaagaagaccACTGTCAAGAAGAAGACCCTGAACCCCTACTTCAATGAGTCCTTCAGCTTTGAGATCCCCTTTGAGCAGATACAG AAAGTGCAAGTGGTCATCACAGTGCTGGACTACGACAAGCTGGGGAAGAACGAGGCCATCGGCAAGATCTTCACGGGCTTGAACTCCACCGGCACGGAGCTGCGGCACTGGTCCGACATGCTGGCCAACCCGCGGCGGCCCATTGCCCAGTGGCACTCGCTGAAGCCAGAGGAAGAAGTAGATGCAGCTCTCGGGAAGAACAAATAG